In Alkalibaculum bacchi, the genomic stretch TCTCTTGTCCTTCTAATGAGCATTTTTGGAGCAAAGGTAGCTGTACTTTATGTGGTACTTGGCTTAATTATTGCTATTATCGGTGGTAGCATTATAGAAAAACTGAATATGGAAGAATACGTGGAAGGCTTTATTTCTCAAGGAGGAAGTGTAGACATTGAATCTCCTGAACTGACAAAACACGATCGCATAATTTTTGCTAAAGAACAGGTGATCGACACATTTAAAAAAGTGTCTCCTTATATATTAGTGGGAGTTGGAATAGGTGCTGTAATTCATAACTGGATTCCAGAAGAATGGGTCGTAGGAGTTTTAGGGGCAGGTAATCCATTAGCCGTTCCGTTGGCAACAATTATAGGTATTCCCATTTACGCTGATATTTTTGGGACCATTCCCATTGCAGAAGCATTATTAAGCAAAGGTGCTCAACTAGGGGTTGTTCTTTCTTTTATGATGGGAGTTACCACATTATCATTGCCTTCATTGATAATGCTAAGTAAGGCAGT encodes the following:
- a CDS encoding permease; amino-acid sequence: MNAIKAIWDFIQNQILGMKWLNEVIGNGLSVLGLDTSNRWIASVQFFIYDTIKIVLLLCSLIFIISYIQSYFPPERTKQILGRFHGIGANTVAALLGTVTPFCSCSSIPLFMGFTSAGLPLGVTFSFLISSPMVDLGSLVLLMSIFGAKVAVLYVVLGLIIAIIGGSIIEKLNMEEYVEGFISQGGSVDIESPELTKHDRIIFAKEQVIDTFKKVSPYILVGVGIGAVIHNWIPEEWVVGVLGAGNPLAVPLATIIGIPIYADIFGTIPIAEALLSKGAQLGVVLSFMMGVTTLSLPSLIMLSKAVKPKLLSIFIGICAVGIIIVGYFFNIVEPFII